Genomic DNA from Candidatus Sericytochromatia bacterium:
CGCGTTCCGCCACGCCAGTGGCGGCGGGCGTGAGGGGGCGCTGGGCTTGAACGGGAACGCTGGTCATCGGGAGCTCCTCGCAGGAGGGGGCACCCCGTTGCTATCGCCTGGGCGTCCCGGCGAGTTGCGTTAATCTGGTGTAATTTAACCAGAATTCAACCCGATATCGGCGTTTGCATCTCGTTGAGGAAGCGCGAGGGGCTGACGTCCTTGGCGTTGCCAAAACGCTGGCGCTCGCGCCCGTAGCTGAGGTGCAGGTAGCGGCGCGCTCGCGTGATCGCCACATAGCAAAGACGCCGCTCTTCGGACAGGTCCCCGTCGTCGAGGGCCGTCTGATAGGGCAAGACGCCTTCCTCCACCCCGACCACAAAGACCGCATCCCATTCGAGGCCTTTGCTGGCGTGGACGGTCATGATCTGCACCGCGCCCGTCCGGCGGTTCCCCTTGGGAGGTTGCGTCGCCGTCTCGATCCGGCTGAACAGCTCGCGCACATTCTTGGGCTCCCAGCGCTTGATCTGGGCGTGCATGGCGGCCAGGCAATCGAGACGCTGGGCATCTCCCTGGCCCTTGCCTTTCTCCAGCTTGGCCTTGTACTGCGTCTGCGAGATGATCTGGTGATACAGTTCCGCCACGGAGCCCTCAAAGCGCTGCCAGCCGTGAATCATCGCCAGCACGTGCTTGATCAGGCCTTTCTGCGCCAACGTCGGCAGCGGAATGGCGTCTACCTGGTGACAGGCCGAGACGAAATCGGTCTGCTGACGTTCGGCCTCGACCTTGATCATCGCCAGGGCATCCTTGGTCAGCCCCAGCTTGATCAGCAGACGCTCCATGGCCAGGTCCGCCAGCGCGTGCCGGCTGCGCATCGAGAGGCGCAGGTACGAAAGCGTTTCGGCCACCTCGGCCTGCTCGTAGAAGCTGCTGCTCTTCTTGACCGTGAAGGGAATCTCCCGCTGGGCCAGCGCATCCAGCAGCGGCATGCCCTGCGCGTGGGTGCGAATCAGAATGGCAATTTCGTCGGGAATCACGCCCCCGCGGATGTGTTCAGCGATCCGCTCCGCCACCGCCTCCGCCTCCGCGAAGTTGTCAGCGTACTGGGCGATGTTCACGCTGTCGCGCCCGGCAGGGCGCGCCGCCTTGATGGTCTTTTCGATGCGCCCCGCATTGTGCGCGATCAGGGAATTGGCCAGCGACACGATCTGGGGCGTCGAACGGTAATTGGTTTCCAGAAACAGCTGCCGGGTGCCGGGGTAGTCGCGCTGAAAGTTCAGAATGTTGTTCAGGTCGGCCGCGCGGAAGCCGTAGATGCCCTGCGCGTCGTCGCCGACGGCAAACAGGTTGCGTCGGGCGCCGGCCAGCAGCTTGAGCAACTCGTACTGCGCGCGGTTGGTGTCCTGGTACTCGTCGACCAGCACGTGGGTGTAGCGCGCTTGCAGAGCGGCTGCCACGGTCGCATCCGTTTCGAGCAGACGCACCGCCAGGCCGATCTGATCATCGAAGTCCATCAGATTCTGGCGCACCAGCCGCTTCTGATAGGCACCGTACAGGTGCGCATAGCGCACCTCGTCTGGGTCGGACGAATGGCGCTTGATGGCCTCGGCGCTCACCAGGGTGCACTTGGCGCGGGAGATGAACATGGCCAGCTGGTCGAACTTGATGTCGGCAAAGCTCTGCTCGCGCGCGATCAGCTCGAAGATGGTGCGCTGCACCGCAGGCGTGACCAGGGCCGGCGCCTTGGCCGTGGCATAGCCGAGCTTGTCGTAATGGCCATCCAGCAGGCGCAGGCAGATCGAGTGGAAGGTGCCGATCGTCAGACGCTCGGCGATCGCCTTGCTACCCACCGCCTTGGAGACCCGCTCCGCCATCTCGGTGGCGGCCTTCTTGGTAAAGGTGACCGCCAGGATCGCATCCGGCGCGATGCCCTGTTCCAGCATGTAGGCCACGCGGTTGGTCAGCACGGTGGTCTTGCCGGAGCCAGGCGCGGCCACCACCAGCACGGGACCGTCCAGTTCGGTGACGGCCACTCGCTGCTCGGCATTCAGGTTGGCCAGGAGGGGGTTGACGCCGGCATGCGTGGCCAGCAGGTTGAGTTGTGACATAGGTCGCCTCCATGCTAGCAGGCCGTCCGGGGCCCGTCGACGCAGGACCGATCCGGGCCCGCCGGTTGCACGGAGAGCGCGACAGGCCCCAACGGCCGTCCACCCGGAGGTCATAAAAATTAAATCTTTTTTAATCTTTTCTATACCAAGGCTTAGTCACTTCCGGGTCAGGATCGGGCCTGCGCCCCGGATATGAGTCGAACAGCCCTGCACAAGCCGGGCAGGTAGGCGCATCGATGGAGGGTTCTTCGTGAAACTGCAGGCAATCACGGCCTTTATCACCCTGGTGACTCTGACGGGTTGCGGGCTTCAGCCATATTCCTCCTCCGCCTCGACACGCGTGGGAATGGTGCGCAGTCAGTCGCTGGCAGGGGCCACCAAGGGCGTGCGGGCCATGTACCTGGCCGCCTTCAAGTCAGCGGACAAGGACGAGAACGGCTATCTGACGATTCAAGAGATGATGCCGGCCCTGCCGAACCCGCCGCAGTTCGCCCCCAATGAAACGCTCAAGGCCGCCAAGGCGCTGTTCGACTCGCTCGACCTGAACAAGGACGGCAAGATCCGGTTCCGCGAGTTCACGGCTCCGCCCGTCATGAAGGCGGCTGTCACGGTCTTTCGCCACGAGGTGGGCAAGACCTTCGCTGCGCTCGATCTGAATGGCGATCGCCTGCTGGAAGCCTCCGAACTGGCCAAAAGCCCGGTGGTGCTGGCGAGCGGCGACAAGAACCAGAACGGCAGTCTGACCCTCTCCGAATTCGAGGACGCCTTCGCGGCGACGCTGGGTCAGGGCGCGGAGCCGGTTGATCCGCCCGCGAACGAACCCCCGGCCTCAGGCGACGACGACCCGCCGAGCGACGATCCCGACGCGCCCGACACCCCGTAATCAGGCCAGCGGATTCAATTCCAGCCCGCAGCGCGACGGCAAAGCGGGTGGCAGCAAGGCCCGCAATGACTCCGCCTCCGCGTCCGTCAGGGTCGCGGAGGTGCCTACTTTTTCGTGCTTGAAGGGCACGCCCAGCCCTTCCAGCGCCCCCTCGATGCGCCGAACATCCTTCTTCCGCTCGTTGAGTTTCATGCGAGCGGTCTGCGGGGAGTTCCCCTCAGCCTCCAGGTCCTCCAGGAACAACTGGGGCACGAACAGCGACAAGCTTTGCATCCGATCCATCCTTCCAGCGGCGCGACCCGCGCCAGGGAGCGCTTCCATTCCGGGCCTGACAGCGCCGTCGGGGGCGCTCAGCGCCCCCGTTCGAGCACGATCACATCGTTCAGGGCCACCTCGCGGGCGCGTTGCGCGATGGCTTCATAGACCTCCGACAGGCGGGTGATCGGGTCGGCCGGCGATCGCCAGAACGGGGGCCGGCCCAGGCGTTTCGCGGTCGCGCCCGGGAAGGGCGGCTGACCGATGTGAATCGCCACGCCGTTCAGCTCCTCGCCCGCCTGCCAGAAGCGGAACGGTTCCAGCGAGCCAGCATCGAGGGTCTCCACCGTCATGGTGCCGGCCTGCGCCTCGGCCGCCCGGGCCGCGCGCAACAGCCCGATCAGTTCCTCGCGGCTGCGCCCTCGCAGGTGGAACAGCAAGAACGGATCCTTGTCGAAGGTATCGGCCAGCACGTAATAGGCTGCTGCGATGTGCTTGCAGGGGTTGGCCCAATCCGGACAGGTGCAATGCGCCTTGATGTCCTCCTTGGTGCGCGGAAACAGCGGTGCATAGGCCGCTTCGAACACCTCTTCGATGTCGCGGGGCATCTCCCCGGCCAGCAACTGCGCCGTGAAGAGCGCCTGGCAGCTGAGAATGTCGACGATCAGCTCCCAGTCGCTGTCGGGCAGGGGCCGGATCTGGATCGTGACGTCATAGGGCTGGGTCCGGGTGCCCTGCACGGCTGCCTTGACCCGCCCCCGCTCGACCTGGAACCGCGACACCCGCCCTTCGTCCGCGTACATCCGCCCGTTGGCCAGGCGTCCCTTCCAACCGAAGCGATACAGCACGCTGAGCCAGCGATCGGCCCACCAGTTCTCGGCCGCCCGCGCATAGCCGGCATCGGCACGACGCGGTGACAGGTCTTCGCTTTCCCGTCCGGGTGGGCGGACGCGGCGCGTGCGCCCATTCTGACGCTTGAGTGAGCCGCCGGGATGGCGCGAGGGGGGCTGGTCGTGCGGGGGGCGTTTCTTCTTGCCCGGACGGGCCCCGCCCGGCGCCACCTCCGCGCCGGCAGAGGGCCCGCGCGTCTGCGCGGCCCGGGCCGTATCAGCCAGCACCGTTTCCAAGCTGGGCTCGCCCTTGGTGCGACCACGACGCGACCGCCGGCGCCGCCGACGGGCAGCCTCCGCGCCCCCCTGTGAAGCCCCTTCGTCCCCACCCTCAAAATCAGCCATTCGGGCGTCCCTGCATCTCGAAAGCCCCCCTTGACGAGGTTGCCGTTCCCGTTCGAACCCGGTCAGTCGACCGCAATCGCCTCATCGCGAAGCGCCAGGATGTCCCGCAACTGGTCGGTCGACAGTTCCGTCAGCCAGCCCTCGCCCTCGCCCACCACCAGGGAGCTGAGGGCCTTCTTGTCTTCCAACATCTGGTCGATCTTCTCTTCCAAGGTGCCCAGACAAACGAACTTGTGCACCATCACGTTGCGCGTCTGACCGATGCGGAAGGCCCGGTCGGTCGCCTGATTTTCCACGGCCGGATTCCACCAGCGGTCGAAATGGAAGACGTGATTCGCGCGCGTCAGGTTGAGCCCCACGCCGCCGGCCTTGAGCGACAGCACCAGCACGGGCGCCGCATCCGGACGGTCCTGGAAGTCACGAACCATCTTTTCGCGGGCCGTGGCGGCCACCCCGCCATGCAGGAACGGTATCTCGCGACCGAAGGTCTTGCTCAGGTGGGCGACCAGCAAGTGGCCCATCTCGGCGAACTGGGAGAAGATCAGGGCGCGATCGCCCACCTCGATGACCTCTTCGAGCATCTCGGTCAGGCGCGTCAGCTTGCCGCTGCGGCTCTCCAGGGCGGCAGCGCGATCGCCCATGAACAGCGCCGGATGATCCACGACCTGTTTCAGTTTGGTCAGGGAGGCCAGCACCAGCCCCTTGCGCGTGATGCCGCTGCTGTCGTCGATCTTGCCGACCATCTCGGAGACCACGGCCTGGTAAAGCGAGGCCTGCTCCTTGGTCAGGGGGCAGTAGACCTTCTGCTCGTTCTTCTCCGGCAGGTCCTGAATGATCGTGGGGTCGGTCTTGAGCCGGCGCAGGATGAAAGGCTTCACAATCTGACGCAAGGTCGTGCCCGCCTGTTCGTCCTTGAAGCGCTCGATCGGCAGGGCGAACTGCGAGCGGAAGGCGGCCTGGGTCCCCAGGTAGCCGGGGTTGAGGGTTTCCAGGATGCTCCACAGGTCCGCCAGATGGTTCTCGACCGGCGTACCGGTGAGGGCCACCCGCCAGTCTGCGGGCAAGCGACGAGCCGCCTGCGCCTGCTTCGAATTGGCGTTCTTGATGTTCTGCGCTTCGTCAAAGATGGCGCCGGTCCAGGGGACCCCGGCCAGATGCTCCTCGTCACGGAACAGCAAGGTATAGGTCGAGATGACCAGATCGTACCCCTGCACGGCGGCCGCGAACGTATCCCCCTTGGTGCGTCCGGCCCCATGGTGGATCAACACCCGCAGATTCGGCGCGAAATGTTCGGCCTCGCGGCGCCAGTTGCCGACCAGCGAGGTCGGGCAGATGAGCAACCAGGGCGCGGGCTGACCTTTGGCATTGGCACGCGAACGCGGCCCATGCACGGCTTCGGCTTCGGCCTTGGACTTCAGCAACAAGGCCAGCACCTGGATCGTTTTGCCCAGGCCCATGTCGTCGGCCAGACAGGCCCCCAGGCACCACTTGCGCATCGAGGCGAGCCAGGCATAACCGCGCTCCTGATAGGGTCGCAGGGTCCCCCGGAAGGTCTCGGGCGCCCCCAGTCCAGCCAGCCAGTCGCCAGGACCGAAGTTGCCGAGGAATTCCCCCATCTCGCCTTCCGCCTGCACCGACACGATCGGCAAGCCGGCGGCGTGGCCCTCCGGATGACTGGCCAGCTTGACCGCATCCAGCACATTCATCTGACCCTGACGCTGGGCATCGAAGAAACGCAGGGCATCCTCGATCGCCGCGGGGTCGAGTTCCACCCACTTGCCCCGCACCTTCAGCAGCGGCATCTTCATCTGAACGAGGCGTTCGAAATCTTCGCGGGTCAGCGTCTCGTCACCGAGCGCCAGGCTCCAGTCGTAGTCGATCAGCGCCTGCTGGCCCATCTTGCCCGGCTGGAAATCGGCCGTCTCGCGGAGCGTCACCTTGACGCCC
This window encodes:
- a CDS encoding DEAD/DEAH box helicase — protein: MSRSQNGQAAFHPRLLSLPRLEEAGLVGVCSEATATLPALDGEPLAPPHAGFGPDFNGGKIESTPWRLRGLELEPLDALLTLAGLTPSEEMQLGDDWRYWVRVAQLALELMGRERFMPALSLTGDAPRAYWRIITSERQDAERLGALALAMPPACRALTQPPPEARALLLSAIDAMVDAAARQWAPDVGPHPLNGTSTAGQRWFGALLAAGDNVFSAEPIEVVQLAQNLSTWTKPLMPPPEAPFRTCFRLEAPPEGAPDQTPWRLEFALQASDDPSLLIPAQQVWRGTGAEVGFLARRFERPQERLLEDLGRAGKIFPPVQRGLLSATPEAVELTTKEAYDFLRVAMPQLEEAGYGVLIPSWWRKGHTRLGVKVTLRETADFQPGKMGQQALIDYDWSLALGDETLTREDFERLVQMKMPLLKVRGKWVELDPAAIEDALRFFDAQRQGQMNVLDAVKLASHPEGHAAGLPIVSVQAEGEMGEFLGNFGPGDWLAGLGAPETFRGTLRPYQERGYAWLASMRKWCLGACLADDMGLGKTIQVLALLLKSKAEAEAVHGPRSRANAKGQPAPWLLICPTSLVGNWRREAEHFAPNLRVLIHHGAGRTKGDTFAAAVQGYDLVISTYTLLFRDEEHLAGVPWTGAIFDEAQNIKNANSKQAQAARRLPADWRVALTGTPVENHLADLWSILETLNPGYLGTQAAFRSQFALPIERFKDEQAGTTLRQIVKPFILRRLKTDPTIIQDLPEKNEQKVYCPLTKEQASLYQAVVSEMVGKIDDSSGITRKGLVLASLTKLKQVVDHPALFMGDRAAALESRSGKLTRLTEMLEEVIEVGDRALIFSQFAEMGHLLVAHLSKTFGREIPFLHGGVAATAREKMVRDFQDRPDAAPVLVLSLKAGGVGLNLTRANHVFHFDRWWNPAVENQATDRAFRIGQTRNVMVHKFVCLGTLEEKIDQMLEDKKALSSLVVGEGEGWLTELSTDQLRDILALRDEAIAVD
- a CDS encoding SWIM zinc finger family protein, whose translation is MADFEGGDEGASQGGAEAARRRRRRSRRGRTKGEPSLETVLADTARAAQTRGPSAGAEVAPGGARPGKKKRPPHDQPPSRHPGGSLKRQNGRTRRVRPPGRESEDLSPRRADAGYARAAENWWADRWLSVLYRFGWKGRLANGRMYADEGRVSRFQVERGRVKAAVQGTRTQPYDVTIQIRPLPDSDWELIVDILSCQALFTAQLLAGEMPRDIEEVFEAAYAPLFPRTKEDIKAHCTCPDWANPCKHIAAAYYVLADTFDKDPFLLFHLRGRSREELIGLLRAARAAEAQAGTMTVETLDAGSLEPFRFWQAGEELNGVAIHIGQPPFPGATAKRLGRPPFWRSPADPITRLSEVYEAIAQRAREVALNDVIVLERGR
- a CDS encoding ATP-dependent helicase; translation: MSQLNLLATHAGVNPLLANLNAEQRVAVTELDGPVLVVAAPGSGKTTVLTNRVAYMLEQGIAPDAILAVTFTKKAATEMAERVSKAVGSKAIAERLTIGTFHSICLRLLDGHYDKLGYATAKAPALVTPAVQRTIFELIAREQSFADIKFDQLAMFISRAKCTLVSAEAIKRHSSDPDEVRYAHLYGAYQKRLVRQNLMDFDDQIGLAVRLLETDATVAAALQARYTHVLVDEYQDTNRAQYELLKLLAGARRNLFAVGDDAQGIYGFRAADLNNILNFQRDYPGTRQLFLETNYRSTPQIVSLANSLIAHNAGRIEKTIKAARPAGRDSVNIAQYADNFAEAEAVAERIAEHIRGGVIPDEIAILIRTHAQGMPLLDALAQREIPFTVKKSSSFYEQAEVAETLSYLRLSMRSRHALADLAMERLLIKLGLTKDALAMIKVEAERQQTDFVSACHQVDAIPLPTLAQKGLIKHVLAMIHGWQRFEGSVAELYHQIISQTQYKAKLEKGKGQGDAQRLDCLAAMHAQIKRWEPKNVRELFSRIETATQPPKGNRRTGAVQIMTVHASKGLEWDAVFVVGVEEGVLPYQTALDDGDLSEERRLCYVAITRARRYLHLSYGRERQRFGNAKDVSPSRFLNEMQTPISG
- a CDS encoding EF-hand domain-containing protein; translation: MKLQAITAFITLVTLTGCGLQPYSSSASTRVGMVRSQSLAGATKGVRAMYLAAFKSADKDENGYLTIQEMMPALPNPPQFAPNETLKAAKALFDSLDLNKDGKIRFREFTAPPVMKAAVTVFRHEVGKTFAALDLNGDRLLEASELAKSPVVLASGDKNQNGSLTLSEFEDAFAATLGQGAEPVDPPANEPPASGDDDPPSDDPDAPDTP